A window of the Henckelia pumila isolate YLH828 chromosome 3, ASM3356847v2, whole genome shotgun sequence genome harbors these coding sequences:
- the LOC140889151 gene encoding uncharacterized protein, translated as MFHVLGHIVSGQVRDWTVQVVPSKIKDTIELRWLMEIMRVRLAMAVGVIRFHRGRIVDITIPVKSGDVSSKASELLRLRQGTMTIDEYQERCFELLSYSPHISSNSKVMHDLFLHGLNPEIHQLVAVVSDRTYEGLVNRCHQAEDSLQRNRALGSSSRPTSSLGPKSQFFKKPGGTSSSSSGSGGVHHFGSQRFCQQCKRNHPPGPCPRLSGGCFQCGEIGHSKRDCPNLVGTVSGSGSVGGSQTTIQRKTQYQPQPSQQQRHQSQPSQRHHSQTSSRGHSSLRPRAQGHVFAHNQEQAEANNDRMIAGTFSLCGFPACVLIDTGASHSFILARFVKRYSLSYVSLDVLLVVSTPMGQEALAKRLVMSCTLDFEEQWLIAIRGLSSFVPRMVMRGIFMVSPVVSALKACRALESGEEGYLIYAIDASLERPDIQDIPVVSEFSDVFPNEIPGLPHVREIEFGIELMPGTTTISRAPYRLAPSEMRELQQQLQDILEKGYIRPSVSPWGAPLQGTSVYSKIDLRSEIRSFLGLAGYYRWFVENFSQVARPLTQLTRKDVPFVWSAECEENFHEMRRCLMTSPVLALPYGSGGFVVHTDASLQGLECVL; from the exons atgTTTCATGTTTTGGGACATATTGTTTCGGGGCAGGTCCGAGACTGGACGGTTCAGGTGGTTCCCAGCAAGATTAAGGATACTATCGAGTTGAG ATGGCTGATGGAGATTATGAGAGTCAGGCTAGCGATGGCCGTTGGGGTGATCCGGTTCCACCGAGGCCGCATCGTAGACATCACCATCCCCGTGAAGAGCGGAGATGTTTCA TCGAAGGCAAGTGAGTTGCTAAGATTGCGACAGGGTACTATGACCATCGATGAGTACCAGGAGAGATGCTTTGAGCTTCTTTCTTACAGTCCCCATATTTCCAGTAACTCAAAGGTGATGCATGATCTTTTTCTTCATGgtcttaaccctgagattcatcagTTGGTGGCTGTGGTCAGTGACAGGacttacgagggtttggtgaaccgttgtcaccaggcggaggacagtcTGCAGAGGAATAGGGCTTTGGGTTCTTCGTCCAGACcgactagttctttgggtccaaAATCCCAGTTTTTCAAGAAGCCgggtggtacttcttcttcctcttccGGGTCTGGTGGTGTTCATCATTTTGGTAGCCAGAGATTTTGTCAGCAGTGCAAGCGAAACCATCCCCCAGGACCATGTCCTCGTCTTTCAGGTGGTTGTTTCCAGTGCGGTGAGATAGGCCATTCGAAGAGGGATTGTCCCAACCTTGTGGGAACAGTGAGTGGTTCAGGGAGTGTTGGTGGTTCTCAGACCACTATTCAACGGAAGACGCAGTATCAACCGCAACCATCGCAGCAGCAGCGCCATCAATCGCAGCCATCGCAGCGACATCATTCTCAGACTTCTTCTAGAGGTCATTCCTCTTTGCGGCCACGTGCACAGGGACATGTCTTTGCGcataaccaggagcaggcagaggccaACAATGATCGCATGATTGCAGGTACCTTCAGTttgtgtggttttcctgcatgtGTTctgattgacactggtgcatctcactCATTTATTTTGGCACGATTTGTTAAGAGATATAGTTTGTCCTATGTTTCTTTAGATGTTTTGTTAGTGGTTTCCACTCCGATGGGTCAGGAGGCTTTAGCTAAACGTCTAGTGATGAGTTGCACTTTGGACTTCGAGG AGCAGTGGttgattgctatcagaggtttgtccagtttcgTCCCAAGGATGGTGATGcgtggtatttttatggtgagtccagtggtttctgctcttAAAGCGTgtcgtgctttagagtctggcgaggAAGGCTATCTCATCTACGCGATTGATGCATCCTTGGAGAGACCAGATATTCAGGATATTccagtggttagcgagtttTCGGATGTGTTTCCTAACGAGATTCCAGGTTTACCACATGTGagagagatcgagtttggcatagagctgATGCCAGGGACAACAACTATCTCTCGAGCACCCTACCGTTtagctccatcagagatgcgagagttgcagcagcagttgcaggatatTCTTGAGAAGGGCTACATTAGACCCAGTGTTtcaccatggggagcccca CTTCAGGGGACGTCTGTGtactccaagattgatctgCGGTCAG agattcgtagttttcttgGATTGGCCGGATACTATCGTTGGTTTGTGGAGAACTTTTCTCAGGTTGCCAGACCATTGACACAGCTGACGAGGAAGGATGTTCCTTTTGTGTGGTCggccgagtgcgaggagaatttccatGAGATGCGTCGATGTCTGATGACATCTCCAGTGCTAGCCTTACCGTATGGATCAGGAGGTTTTGTAGTCCACACCGATGcatctctccagggtttggaaTGTGTGTTATAG